Proteins co-encoded in one Arachis stenosperma cultivar V10309 chromosome 7, arast.V10309.gnm1.PFL2, whole genome shotgun sequence genomic window:
- the LOC130940049 gene encoding uncharacterized protein LOC130940049, with translation MDASLTEFDLQYVPAKAVKGQVIADFLVDNSNNLNDQGANVIDIEVDYWKLYFDGSKHKDGAGVGILIISPEEIPSEFLFELKYPCSNNVAEYKALILGLKILISKGALEVQILGDSQLVLKQLSKEFKCNNEKLQKYLTTAWELLTSFQKVSLVHIPMIHNEIANELSQISSRYRIGGLETLKKLASVHQILVHANEKKALCIDE, from the coding sequence ATGGATGCTAGCTTGACTGAATTTGATTTACAATATGTCCCAGCCAAAGCTGTGAAAGGTCAGGTCATTGCAGATTTTCTTGTTGATAATTCGAATAATCTGAATGACCAGGGGGCAAATGTAATCGACATTGAAGTTGATTATTGGAAGTTATATTTTGATGGATCGAAGCATAAAGATGGTGCAGGAGTTGGAATTCTTATTATCTCACCAGAGGAGATTCCATCAGAATTcttgtttgaattaaaatatcCTTGCTCGAATAATGTGGCAGAGTACAAAGCTTTGATTTTGGGtctcaaaatattaattagtaAAGGGGCTTTGGAAGTCCAAATACTAGGGGATTCTCAGTTAGTTTTAAAGCAGTTATCGAAGGAGTTTAAATGCAATAATGAGAAGTTGCAAAAGTATTTAACAACTGCTTGGGAGTTGTTAACCTCCTTTCAAAAAGTTTCTCTGGTTCACATCCCAATGATTCATAATGAAATTGCTAATGAATTATCCCAAATTTCTTCGAGATATAGAATCGGTGGTCTAGAAACTCTTAAAAAATTGGCTAGTGTCCATCAAATTTTAGTACATGCGAATGAAAAAAAGGCTTTGTGTATAGATGAATAG
- the LOC130940050 gene encoding uncharacterized protein LOC130940050: MASKSKDEKCRGYCYVPELELLPAPTGLPAAMSSPLSSAMRSGSTSSSSSSSSNASPIPVGVLHCKEVDTLSTIPISPPPLQLRSTAKDGEATCSSRGAFTGTHEDTPTGLKLELATVPIVWVFRFEPPELDTTSTNFTNSSGVLTSENCRRQWKRTYKSSSLPMMKQSYFTSSRSTEIGMRYNNFFTRFTPCSPNFCISRFDVLVKVVGREGGNVECGPIVNAIAKTVLDGADSGAGSDPKRPGWGTKNLGIGLLGKKIAVTSEACARPGDGAAVLIHSE, translated from the exons ATGGCATCCAAGTCCAAAGATGAAAAGTGCAGAGGATACTGCTATGTCCCAGAGCTAGAACTACTGCCAGCCCCAACTGGATTACCCGCTGCAATGTCATCGCCATTGTCATCAGCAATGAGGTCTGGCTCCacatcatcatcgtcatcatcatcTAGCAATGCATCACCCATACCAGTCGGTGTTCTACACTGTAAAGAAGTCGACACCCTATCTACGATACCAATTTCTCCGCCACCACTGCAGTTGAGATCAACGGCGAAGGACGGGGAGGCGACATGCTCGTCCCGAGGTGCATTCACAGGCACACATGAAGATACACCAACAGGTCTCAAGCTAGAGCTGGCTACCGTGCCTATAGTGTGGGTGTTCCGGTTCGAACCCCCCGAGCTAGATACCACATCAACCAACTTTACCAACAGCTCAGGTGTCCTGACCTCAGAAAATTGCCGACGACAATGGAAGAGGACCTACAAATCCTCATCACTCCCTATGATGAAACAATCGTACTTCACGTCATCTCGCAGCACTGAGATCGGAATGCGATATAATAACTTCTTTACCCGCTTCACGCCTTGCAGCCCAAATTTCT GTATTAGTAGATTTGATGTATTAGTGAAAGTGGTCGGACGCGAGGGAGGCAATGTTGAATGCGGGCCTATTGTGAACGCTATAGCGAAG ACTGTCCTTGATGGAGCGGATTCTGGAGCTGGGTCAGACCCAAAACGTCCGGGTTGGGGTACGAAAAATTTGGGTATAGGGTTGTTGGGAAAAAAAATTGCGGTGACTTCAGAGGCGTGTGCAAGACCAGGGGATGGTGCAGCTGTTCTAATTCATAGTGAATGA
- the LOC130940451 gene encoding receptor-like protein 15: MEGPWKKPWVILMEGIVLIQLLCRNNGCFTEEKRSLLDFKASYSNDALLPSWVNDSPKSNCCEWERVTCDPFSGHVTHLSLESVNRNSGQSWGGCLDNTNSSSLNGSLFLSFKYLRYLSLSANCFDGFIWERDNGSKSTLKRLETLDFSSNNFKENIMEFLYSLISLRKLILAHNKIGGLFPSKELSVLCNLESLDLSFNNLSGSLTTQGPFSLGNLTSLQTLDLSHNSLSGNIPEPLLARLSSLEHLSLCFNNFEGLFSLNILANQSKLKVLQIGDMSSKTFQVQTENRPWNASFQLEDLEIFSCKLNLPTRTFPSFLSSQNALRRVDLSEANLAGTFPNWFFMNKPRLKYVFLSKNSFVGSFELPVNQSQQMNQLYTLDISNNLIEGELPTNIGFFFPFLDYLDVSSNRFDGSIPSSIGEMSTLIDLDLSYNNFSGNVPKHFFKGCISLQSLLVDNNNFNGTFPSFVRSPNLTRITASRNNFEGQITEEMCVLIRLLALDLSYNNFSGALPSCLNMPSAGLINLQGNSLTGTIPEALLNGTMRMAIDLSNNKFVGTIPESVGGLQSLMFLLLGGNQLQGHIPNQICQLKYLQILDLSQNNFTGSVPSCFNSTTFASGKQSLLFGLLFNPLLQLIIKGLSLSYNTELLEIMTVLDLSSNQLTGEIPHQIGELSGLHALNLSHNHLEGPIPTSFHNLQSIESMDLSNNSLSGEIPLQLEDLHYLSVFNVCYNNLSGKAPNQGQFGTFDESSYRGNQYLKWGNSNRGNATLLPPPPNLPSGGDNDDSVIDFTSFRWSFVASFVTVLLTFVTILWINPYWRRVWFYFMEELLFKCFGWFLEDAFY; encoded by the exons ATGGAGGGTCCTTGGAAGAAGCCATGGGTGATTTTGATGGAAGGAATAGTATTGATTCAATTACTCTGTAGGAATAATGGGTGCTTTACGGAAGAGAAGAGGTCTCTGCTTGATTTCAAGGCTTCCTATTCCAATGATGCTTTGTTACCTTCTTGGGTGAACGATAGTCCAAAGAGTAACTGTTGTGAATGGGAGCGTGTAACTTGTGATCCCTTCTCTGGCCACGTCACCCATCTCTCTCTGGAATCTGTAAATAGAAACTCCGGTCAAAGTTGGGGTGGATGCCTTGATAATACAAATTCTAGTAGCTTAAATGGGTCTTTATTCTTATCTTTCAAGTATCTGAGATATCTTAGTCTGTCTGCTAATTGTTTTGATGGCTTCATTTGGGAGAGAG ATAATGGAAGCAAGTCAACATTAAAGAGGTTGGAGACATTAGATTTCAGTTCCAATAACTTCAAGGAGAATATAATGGAGTTCTTGTATAGTCTAATATCCCTAAGGAAATTAATTCTTGCACATAACAAAATTGGTGGACTCTTTCCTAGCAAAg AACTATCAGTTTTATGCAACTTGGAGTCATTGGACTTGAGTTTCAATAATCTTAGCGGCAGCCTGACAACTCAAG GACCTTTTTCTCTGGGAAATTTGACATCGCTTCAAACTCTTGATCTCTCACATAACTCTTTGAGCGGGAACATTCCAGAACCTTTGCTTGCTAGACTTTCATCATTGGAGCatctttctctttgtttcaaCAATTTTGAGGGTTTATTTTCACTGAACATTTTGGCTAATCAATCAAAGCTTAAGGTTTTACAAATAGGAGATATGAGTTCTAAAACATTTCAGGTTCAAACTGAAAACAGACCTTGGAATGCATCATTTCAATTGGAAGACTTAGAGATTTTCTCTTGTAAATTAAACCTACCTACAAGAACCTTTCCTTCTTTCCTTTCATCTCAAAATGCCTTGAGACGAGTTGATCTATCAGAAGCCAATTTGGCTGGTACGTTTCCCAATTGGTTCTTCATGAACAAACCAAGATTGAAATATGTGTTTTTATCAAAGAACTCATTTGTTGGATCTTTTGAGCTACCTGTTAATCAAAGTCAACAGATGAACCAATTATACACATTGGACATATCAAACAACTTGATTGAAGGTGAGCTTCCCACCAACATAGGGTTCTTCTTCCCATTTTTAGACTACTTGGATGTTTCAAGCAACAGATTTGATGGCTCTATTCCTTCATCAATTGGAGAGATGTCAACCTTGATTGACTTGGATTTGTCATACAATAATTTTTCTGGGAATGTTCCCAAACACTTTTTTAAAGGATGCATCTCTCTACAATCATTGCTAGTGGACAATAACAATTTCAACGGAACATTCCCAAGCTTTGTTAGAAGTCCCAACCTAACAAGAATAACAGCATCAAGGAATAATTTTGAAGGCCAAATAACAGAAGAGATGTGTGTACTGATTAGGCTTCTGGCTTTAGACTTGTCTTACAATAACTTCTCAGGTGCACTGCCTTCTTGCTTGAACATGCCATCTGCAGGACTCATTAACTTGCAAGGAAATAGTCTTACGGGCACAATACCCGAAGCGTTATTAAATGGAACAATGAGGATGGCTATTGATCTCAGCAACAACAAATTTGTAGGAACTATTCCGGAGAGTGTGGGCGGCCTTCAAAGTTTGATGTTTCTTTTGTTGGGAGGTAATCAGTTGCAAGGCCACATTCCTAATCAAATATGTCAGTTAAAATATTTGCAGATATTAGACCTTTCCCAAAATAATTTCACTGGCTCAGTACCTTCTTGCTTCAATAGTACTACGTTTGCTTCAGGGAAACAATCACTGTTGTTTGGTCTTCTTTTCAATCCGTTGTTACAACTCATAATAAAAGGTTTATCCCTTTCGTACAATACAGAGTTGCTTGAAATCATGACAGTTTTGGATTTGTCATCTAATCAATTGACAGGAGAAATTCCGCACCAAATAGGAGAACTGAGTGGCCTTCATGCACTCAATTTATCCCACAACCATTTGGAAGGTCCAATTCCAACAAGCTTCCACAATCTACAAAGCATTGAGAGTATGGATCTTTCAAATAACAGTTTGAGTGGTGAAATTCCTCTACAGTTAGAGGACTTGCACTATTTATCAGTCTTCAATGTGTGCTACAACAATCTATCAGGTAAAGCACCTAACCAAGGACAATTTGGTACTTTTGATGAGAGTAGTTATAGAGGAAATCAATATCTCAAGTGGGGTAATAGTAACAGAGGCAATGCAACACTTCTTCCACCACCTCCAAATCTGCCTAGTGGAGGAGACAATGACGATTCTGTAATTGATTTCACTTCTTTCCGTTGGAGTTTTGTTGCATCCTTTGTCACAGTGCTGTTAACATTTGTGACGATTCTTTGGATCAATCCTTATTGGCGCAGAGTATGGTTTTATTTTATGGAAGAGCTCCTCTTTAAATGCTTTGGTTGGTTCCTTGAAGATGCATTCTACTAG